tattttgtattgaattgCGTATACTTCAAAGAAAACCTTATGATACGAAGCTGGGGATTTTGTACTATTGAAATTTAGTTCACGTGTTAGAATGTCTGTGTATGTATAGTTCATTTTTCTTGGTTTATGAATTGGGCGTTGACCATTTAATGTAGACGtgttttgtaaatttgtataaaatcatATTGTGCAATCATGTACATCCCTGTGTAAAGATAGAAACTAGTGACTATTCTTTTTACTCATCCTAACCCTCAGGAGGCCATGAAtcgaacaaacttaaatctacccTACATGGGGATACTTGCATATTATCACAGACgattaatattattattgtgAAGATTATGAAATAGATCTAGGTCAACTCTTTCTTTCTGCTGATCTGTTTCCGCTTCCGTCGTCTCCATCGTGCGAATGAACAGCAAGGGTTGAGAATTTAAGAATTGGGTCAGCGGTTCTGGTATTGAAGCGGGGCTCGATCGTTCATTGTGAAAATGCTTTTAGCCTTAAAATTCTTGATTTCGACTTATGAACATTATACAACCAAACTTAGCGCATAGAGTTAATGCATATGATACTACAGGGACAGAGGTTCTTGTGCCAAGAAGGGACTCTACAAGGATATGAGGATACCATTTCTATAAAATCTTCCTGGCCTTATGAACAGGAAAGTGTACCATATTGTCCGTCGGTTAAGGCCCAGGTTTGGATTATAATGgcgaaataaatcaatgaaataaaaataatcatcatTAATTATTGCTGAAGAATGATATAGTATCTGTGAACAAAGTATTGGTGTTTTATACCTGTAAACAATCAGGAATTAATATGTCTTGAGTGCATTCTGATGACCCGACGATGTATGCATATTATAGGGCCTCGCCAGTTGGTGAGAACCCTGTCGTGGCCAGTCTGTGTGTACATTCGTGCGGCCGTGCATTGATAGTTTCCATACGTTCTTGGTTACCCTGCAgcttttgaattgaaaatttataaatgaacttgaaaatatatttttcgtGTGATGTTTTTGTTAACATAGGTTAAATACTCGTACTTGTAAAAGTTTTGCTTAaggcagatttttcaatttacaagttaactctaaaaacaattaaacagtttaaactgaagtgtttgtcacatctcattttgtttttaaacatatttactattaagcaatctacatgacacgagccttgaaTTGTTTACATGCATAACAAAGAATTATGAATACTGTACCTCACTCGTACAtactcaacaactgacattcaaatttttccTGACCAATAGAAATACATCAGttacagattattatcttaGATTAAGGATTTGAataagaaaatcatatgttgacgtGTCATTTTAGAAGCTATCAGCTTTACAACAAGTACACCCTCCCcataaatcttgaaaaattatatattatcatatcTTCGTAAGACATGTGAAGTTTGAGCATATTTACAACCTTGGATGATAATTTGAACTATGCTAAACTATGActattataagatacatgtggtttacaattaaaatttacattttatctgaaaaaaaaaagtattctaGAGAAGGCTTtgcacaatgtaaatgtaaaacgaaagtaacaaactgaattttgatgattttgcctatatgattaatgcatacgtgtaatgtgtgatatatcttatatcctgAGACAAAGTTGTATATGAATCTTTACAggtcatgaaatcatttacatgtacataaatataaattggatgcatgtacatgtacacatacaccACTTACGCCGGTCTAAGTAGATGTAATCTCAATAAGGAACAAATAgatgccgccccaataattttgaaaaaaggagAGGATGAGGGAAAAATGACAAATcttgcgaatatttgtcagttgtttcccctatttcaaacataggtggcgcaagactcgtttacgtccttgttgacttccggtgtacataagatttatgagagagtgtaaggtttttgttgtaCAAATAGGGAgcgggggtagaattcccgagatatgaagcttttaaaaaattaaattggttcattgtcatcaaatgtgacagcgacaacgatcgtgttaagttccactcagcgtcgtgcgctataaacttcagtcttcagttcagtctgacttcacagatatcagatgacgactttgttgcagaaagtatttacggGGGTTAAACACttgctctgtagatcgtaatattctgcataaatgttttatgctgaaaatttatctatccttagtgatacagtcatcaatgatctacatttcagatgtcatttaaaaataaattttagagttaaccaaggtcgtcaaaatatgaatgaacgcgattgctaacagcaccccccccccttcccccatgcataggcctattgttcattgtggtttttattttaaaatcattgcattacgtttttcaatattcacttgtaacttcgatttcaatctgaagtatgaacattgaaattgaccttcaaattgaaaagtgtactacatttgttaagtgatgtatCTTAGTATTAAATCATGAACTGTCATGatacatataaacatgataaatccttatatgtaggcctacatcagtttcctgcaacaccatggacaaacgtTATTTGGATACAACCAGAATACAGTCGACTCGTGCTtttcacgcagagtacaaccaactcatagtatatcaatcatagtatatggatggagacgtgaatttagaagttgaaagaaagcttgaacttccGTCAAGTTAATCGCAAAGACTGTTTACCTACCGTGACGTCATCACGTAAgtgatataacaaattatttgcaACTGATCTTTGAAGCATGCGTCAATATCTGTAACATTGCAGCAGCGAACACAACTACGATATTTGTGGTCACTGGAGCAGCGAAATGTGAACTTTTCTTTTGTACACGAGCgtaccatgtatttgttgatgataatttggaacctattctaacccggatcctcacaaaagaaatattacaaTGATGCTCGTGGAAGTCTGAATTGGTCTGACCTCCCCCTTTCCCATGTCTCCCCCACTTTCTGATGCCCCgcaattccatatgttgaacatttggatcatagtaaaacttttacatacatgaatagtcaatgtaCACTGAATGCCTCACGGACATGTATGTGATGTAACTGACACACCCTCATCCACCAAAATGTTGTTTGTTCTCCAACCTATTTTTTCTAAAGCTATAATCATCTCTATATATcccccctttaaaaaaacaccacaaaatatcaACTTAAAATTTGACTGATAAGACGATAAGAACATCCAGGAAGGAAtttatatcagatattcatatctcgtatcaccatgtaaaaatcaaatggatatcgttaaaatatcacatttcggaaaacggaagcgtggttccgcatttacatttgattgtgacgtaggccGAGGATAGGTCTActttaattaataattaatgCGTAGTCTTGCACTTTTTATCATCATGGTACGGACTTTCCTCGCATTCATTAACCTATTCATTTACGCAAACCGTACGCGCGTGTCTAGTTCTGGCTGTGCTATAAGAATTTCATCCCCCAACCAATATCCTTTTTACTTCCGGAGGATTTGATGGTATTCAATCACCGTTTACAGTGAACCTTTCTTAGACAGACCGCTTCATATTTCCCGCGTTAGAAAATGTATGCATCGATTTTCTGGACCTGCTGAGAAATAGCATCCATGTAACGATTGGGTAAGTATGTCTATACACGTTTCGAAACAGTGACTGCGATTGCGGCTTCAAAATAACTGTTATAGCATATAGGGACATGTTTTCCAAGTGTATTCTTCATTCCCGGATGTAGGTAAGACATTCAATTTCATGTAATCACTTGCTGAGCTAAAATATCCATGGTAATTGCTTGTATACAAAATTTTGGATTCCAAAAACCCTGTACATGCAcgtatgtatttcattttacacaCAACACGACATAATTTATGACTATCAAGTATTTTTACAAAAAGCATAATCTGATTCACGTATCTTATAAAAATTTGGACGGCTTGGCTGATGTTGGTGCGCTTCATTGATTTCTATGGAATGCGTAACGTTAAATCAATACCGAACATAGCAGACAAAGAACACGGAAAgcaatgataaatataatgcaCAAAACAGCAGGGGTAATGTGAAAAACGACAGGAGGCGATTTATCCAAGACGTTTTGATATCAAGGAAATATTCCACAATTatctttttctttctcttttctaaaatttaaatttcaaatcgtatatatttgattttatattttcatgtgtTAAGGCTTACAAACATAAATCTAATATAAATCTACACCtaatatagatatcaaaagAATTGTACACACGATGGATGTGTGCtgttttgtaaataatacataatgtcctcgtgtatttttagaaattatattgattaattaaataaatCTATTATAGACGATTATCCATGTTGCATCCAGTTAAttgggagagggctaaaataggctatgcctgctgcccaatccctttcactttttgtgaataaaattattataaattaGATCAAAACATCCAGTCAATGCACGAAATACGGCAGTTTACTGCAAGACAAAAGTGATAACTggaaagattttgaaaataggaaaaACTTGCTTCACACATTAAATGCGATATAAGAATATGGTCATTATTAGGTTGTTTAATACATTGATAAAGCCACGGTGTATTAATCAATGCAAAAGTTATCTCTCTTCTTCCTCGACTGCAAATACTTAATACTACAAAAACAACCTGCTTTTGATATTGCCCGTATTCTAAAATTTAAGAATTAATTAGAGTGATATTTCTGAAGCTGCATATACATGGAATTACATGTGATTACTAATTTTAGGTTGGGAAGTCCAATGGCATTCCTTTGCGACACCGGAAGACGAAAGTTGAGCGCCCTCTTAGTTGTTCTTGTTGTCTTGGAGATCTTCATCATCTGCCTTGTTGTTTGCTATGAGCACAATTCGGCAATCACGCATGCTCTTCTTCGACAAGAAATGGAGGTCAGGCGAGTTACACCGAGAGGCATTGACGGCATGTAAAAGTTGTGAATACAGTTTAACACTGGATGAACGAGGAATTAACGTAGACTTCATCAGTGAGTGCAGTCTTCTTCCATTGGTGCTGATGTTGAACTGAAAATTTCACCGCAGAAGTCACAGAAATGAAGCTGGCCGAGTGGGTCGCACATGTTTATTATTCAAGACAACCTATGCACAATAGAAATGCTTATGTATTATTGTATATAGTAATATCTTCTtagaataataaaataaatattaagaacatatacatatacattatacacgTACATTGTATGAACATCCAACTGTCGTTATCAAATTGTACACATTCACTGGGGAGGACTTCCAACTTCCCAAGATGCAGGACATTGGTTTTGGTAATAAGTATTATCGTTGATTATGTAATGATAATGGATTATGTTTCCGTGTTTCATGTTTTCATTGACCTTTGTTCAGAACTAATGTTAAAATCAACCCAgtggtcgaaattaactttttctatcacaggctaattttagcctgtgggtgaaaaatccacaggctaaaatgaaaacatacaagctaaaataaaaataatgaagcagtgctcttttatatatatatatatatatatatatatatatatatatttaaatcaatgatttcccccatcattactgagcctagtgggtcaacaggcagcgTTTGGACAACACACTACGTTACGTAAGgcatatggtgcaatgtctaggtctcttgattatcgcacctctaacagTCTAATCCACAACTTATTTCCACAGGTCTAGATCCAgacttccaatttcatgccacatcagggttgtcactagtgattttttaaagcgaatacaggactcctggttttataagcagcacgatcacgagtcctatGACTTTTTTGATAAGCGTCTACGCAGTGAGAAATGCACCCGTGtcgtcactacaacccgacctcagtatgacaataaatttagataggacattctcatgattctgataaaaataactaccggaagacttggtaaaacatagactccgatattttttgtagataaattaataacaaaaacatcatacttggaattattcaatttaattacccctataggtgaacaggactcgtggcacatgtcgatATGGGATGTCCGACCTCTttaagcatttgtttgactccgagtttcttaaaaaatcataaaagaaaaatccggatagaaacggttattgaaatcggtcattcatgtaagcgtttgtatgattcagagtgcaagtttaagaaaagcgaatagcgcatcaccgtataaaacggatacgatacgatcatagtttgtaaatcaccactcgctaagattttcgagtgaccattatttttactcgctatttttcaaatgtactcgcattttgcgagtatttctcgctaatttcgagccctgcaaccgtgcaaaattaaaacaaatataacacaagaagggggaataaatatcactatATCTTCGGGCGCCTAAAATATCCCATTGCACTCTGTTTGggaccacaggcacctgaagtgtgggtagcttgtatagatcttatgtacatacccctCCTCTAGAATGAAATTGTTTCATACAGAACCAAAAatgtatccaaaatatgttatttccccaccgatcaccctcataagtatggagcaccaaatgaacataaactcaaattatagttgaagatatcttcaattatttgaagatatcaatttatttgatgagcgcaacaatttgattaaagatctcttcaaatataattaatgatatcttcaattctgaattattgtgtgcattaattgaattgatgatggcattaattcttcagttgaattgatgcgcgcttttattgaaatgatttcttcaaatgaattaacgaaatcaacaattgaattgatgtgcgctacaattcaattgaagagagcaataatttatatattgcgcgcattaaatcaattgatgagagcaatgattgaattgatgcacgcattaattcatttgatgagagcaataattcatttaatgcgcgtattaattcaattattgctctcttgaattgaattaatggtatctttaattcatttgtagAGAACAagattcttttagagagagcaagtatatgtatataattaaagatattttcaattcaacatatccacaatggAATTattgatctctttaattgaattgatactaTCTTTAAATGATttgttgcgcgcattaattccttatacaaaagcattgtaaataattaaagatatcttcaattgaattaaagagttcatcaaattatttataccgagctctaaattaattattgcgagcaatactTCTGCGAGATTGATGCTCAcgtcaattgaattgaagagagcaataattgaattaatgcacgaattaaatctattattgctctcattaattcaattgatgcgccattaattaaattgatgagaacaataattggattgaagcgcgcattcatttgatgagagcaataattgaactgatgatattttcaaataattgaagatatcttcaattatttgagtttatgttgatatggcgctccatacataagttgttctgaatagtcagtttgtaccttctgtaagctttagagatgaccacttgcgagatactaatatatacatgtgtatcacaCTTCAGGTGGCTGTGTATGGGACTGGTTGATAGGACTCGAAGTAAGACGACTTGTACCCATATTTAGCACATATCTCGATCTAAGGTGAGCGCGGAGCACTCTAGGACATGAAAGCCTTCGGAGGAAATCCAGTGCAAAAATTATATATGGGTTTGCAGACGAAAAGTGGAATTATTAGACATTAACCCGTGCATGCACGGatagatatataagataatTATAGTGGATTTGGAAGTAAAAATCAGACATTGAAGTCTTAAGGTCTTAACGGAATAAAGATGGAAATCACACGTATTATTATCAATTACATGGGATTTTGTTGTGATTGTGTTTTACGCAAAAGTGGAAGTTGtataatgaaagatgaagacaacgaacagtgatcaatctcataactcctataagcaatgcaaagtagaaagttgggcaaacacggacccctggacacaccagaggtgggatcaggtgcctaggaggagtaagcatcccctgtcgatcggtcacacccgccgtgagccctatatcctgatcaggtaaacggagttatccgtagtcaaaatcagtgtgccaggaacgacataacaatcggtatgaaacacgttagacagcatttgatccaatgataggtggtattgacaaactagatcgttataaagaccatagaatttgcgaaatgctgacttcaatcgagactgttgaaacccatgtaccatcaacttgtttgtcagtagcttgaacatgtaccatcaacttgtttgtcagtagcttgaaTAATGCATAAATGTGATGTCTCCGTATaagtgaaatatatattttttgaaatgtCATTAAGCTGACCTTTCTTAGGACCCATCTTCAAATTGAACATATCCCTAAAGATAGgaaattcaataaataaataaatatagattgattcaattcatatattttgtaatatttgaacttatattcatttattaattAGACCCATCATCAAATAATTGAACGTAACTATAagtgattaaaaataaattttgttaaataaaagaTGGCTTcaattatatacatgcatactcTCAAGTTGGTTCAGTTATATAGTATCAAGGGGATTATATGTGTCCAACTCAGTTGCAGATATGTTCAAATAGTAGAATATTAAAAATGTGTTAATTGAATTCATAAGTAGATGTCTACTGAATTACACCTTCAAATCTTTCGTGGATATGTTACAAAGTGTAAACACCTATACTTGATTTAGCTCCACTTATCCACATTCAATTAGATATAGGTCAGATTATTGGACCGGAGGGGCAGCAGGGTTTGGTGCTCGCATCCTCCAAAAACTTCGATAAAGGAAAGACAGTAGCATAAGGACTATGCCAATGAAAGGCAAAGGATGTATTACGTGATGGAGTATGAATCGAGATAGGGACTGCCAAACTCCCAACTGGCAGAGACAAATTATGACAAAGATACAATGGAGAAAACATGCTCGTAGTCATACAATGTAATTCATTGTATATCATGCATCTAATGTAATTGAGATGTAGGTTTGTACAACAAAAACTGTGAATGTTACAgtgattgaaaattgaaatgatatgacatgtacaatttacaaagaaatgaaatggtTTGGTAAGcaagttttcagaatatttaaGGGATCATTTTAAAAGATCATTAGATCTTCAGAAGTGATTGAGATATTAAACCATGGCAGTTCTCGCAAGATGTGCATGTTGAACTATAAGAAGATGAGACTTAAAGATAACATATAGAGATCTTATCCAcatacgtatacatgtatagctcTAATGTCCTCCACCACAtgctaaaaatatatttatttatatgtatgtacactCTACATGTATGCATTTGTGTATATGCCCCAATGCCCCATCCACTAGCATGCGAATAAAATAGACCTACCCCCGCCCGAGTGATATCCTCATGTGAATTGCAAATAGACGTACTCCCATCCAtgagaaacaaaaaaaaaaaaaaagaaacaaaaaaaaaaaacaacctgatATTACTCCAAAGATCACTACTCCAAAATATGTCAAAGGGTGATTACGTAATTTGTTCTATTGAAGTGTCTGACATTTTTAGAGAATGAAAACCGTCAGTAACTGTTTGCAACATGTGCATATACATCATAAGATGggattaatttttatttcttacGTTTGGTTTTATGGTTTTAACCTTTCGAGATCCATCCCTCTTTCTTCCTAATGCGCACGCGCTGATTATAAATTCTTAATTAACCGTAATAGATTATAAAAAGTATGTTTAAATATGAAAACTACAACAAGGTAAAATTTTATCATATTAAAAGCAAAAGACAGCTCTCTCCCAAATAGCTGGCATAAAAATTCGAGTACATAATTATCATACACTGTAAATTCGTAAATATACGCATGGAATTTATCATCGCGACACTCGCGAAATAAATAACTTATTCGCTTTAATTTTCATATTgctaaaatatatgtataaactcttgatcaacagagcacgCGCAAATTCatgttctcgcgatttgacATATACATGAACGAGTCATTTTGTGATATTaggtactcgcgtaaaataagaaTCCACAGTagtattgatatatacatgtacacctacTGACAGTTTTCATGAACTCTACTTTCTTTTTATGTCTCCGCAACAAGCTAAAAAACAACGTTAACATAAACGTTTCAGTCAATAGATTGTATAATATTCAAACGTTTctcatttcatgaaaataatattttcataaattaaaaaaaaaaaaccaaaaaaaaaaaaaaaaaaaaaccaaaaaaaaaaaaaaaaaaccaaaaaaaaccaaaaaaaaaaaccctccaaacaatttaaaaaaatttgtgAATGCACATAACACAGCTAGCATTTCGTTATTTAGTATATTATTAGGATTAAAAAAGGAAAATGATACACTCATATGGTTCAGGAAGAGGAAATGAGCATTCCAAGTAGAGTTTTTAAATCACCCGATAACCTTCATTTTGATTATCAAACGCACAGGATGGACATGTGTTTTTCGCTTGTTATAATACTTTTAAGCTGTATTGCGATGTGTCGGACTTCTAGATCGTGTGTTGGGTACCAATAATTCTTTAGCTAAACGCTACATAAAATTCAAGCAACTTTCTCGAGGTTAATTTGTATTTGTAGTTTCTTTCGTTCGTGTAATGATGATATGTATTTGTACATTTTAGGAGCAGAAAATGTTGTGCAGGATTTCAGTGGAACGAAATGGAGCAAACATGCATGCGTAAGTCGTATGATCTACACTCCAATTTTATACATTGCAAAtgcatttcatttaaaaaaattttttttttaaagtgttaaCAAATTTATTGAGATCTATGTCACAAATAAGTGTACAAAcgcatacacatacatatatcaaAGCGAGAGAGAGATAGAAAAAGAGGAGTGGGGAGAGAGAAAGACTGTTGGAGATAGACAGAGAGGGGtggtgaaagagagagaaagcAATATCATATAACTACACTTAAGTATACTGCAACTCAACATTGTAAATATGATGAATTTATAAATCAGTGGAATGcatgttttttttctcttggaCAGACTCTGACTGGCAAATACACTTatcattatctatattttactttatattttgatcttgcttttttatatcaacacaACCTAGTTATGAATGATTTTACCATACTTGTATCAAATGATAGCATTTTATAATATTACAGCATTCTTTGTATTGCAGTGAATATCATCAACTTagttatcattaaaaaaatcgctaaatattacaaaatactATGTGTTGAATTGATTCTTAACTATCAAATCCTCGGATTGATTTAAATTCGATTAAGGTCATGAACCAATGTGTTGAATGTTCGGTTTAAAATTGGCATGTcaatgcatgaaaggtgaagataacgaacagtgatcaatcccataactcctataagcaatacaaaatagagagctgagcaaacacagaccctggatataccagaggtgggatcaagtgcctaggaggagtaaagaTCCCctgttacacccgccgtgagacctatatcttgatcaggtaaacggagttatgcgtagttaaaatcagtgtgccaagaacggcctaacaatcgatatgaaacacgtcagacaacatttggtCCAACGATAGGTTattttggcaaactagatcgttataaagaccatagaatttgcgaaatgctgacttcaatcgaggctgttgaaacccctgtaccagaACATATTCTGTACGTTATCATTCATAATTATGGACTTCTagattgaaataattttattcatagtttgatttattattcGATCTAACTAATGGGAGGAAGGTACAGTGGACGCGTTAAACGTCTTGGGTAGGAAAGCTTCTACGCGAGGCTAGTAGAgtacggtaaaaaaaaaatcgatcgGACTAATTGTGtgttgataattaactcggtaccCATGAAAGGAAGGTTTGATGTATTGCTCTTTGTATAGGAAAGCTCATTTGGTATTCGGCAACAGGTGATAAGAAAAACTTATTTGAGCTCATAGCTACTATAATTCTAGCTTTAACGAAAtggatttcaataaaaaataaatctgCGTCAGGAGCTCTGAACTAAGCATATCGTTTTGTATTACATTACATACAATATCTTTAAacacaatttaaaaatataataatccGAAGATCAAACATAATTTCCTGCTTGCGTTTGTTGGTTTGATTGTTTTGTGTGATTTTGCTTTGTAAATGTCAGTGTAATTTCTTTGAATTCGCAGATGTATATCCGGGATACACGAGATAATTAGGGCCTAATTAGTCTACAGTACCAACTTATTTGTAGTggtttttatatttaattcaattattcaTTCTCACAAGTCAATAAACATGACATGGAGGAATTTATAAATAATCACAATCAATTGGTATATGCATGCATTTTGAGGTTCATATCGAACAGTGAATCTTTATAGTTCAttatagtagtagtagtttatAGTGACATGTATATTCACAGACactatgaaaacaaaaaaatcaaacaccCGGGCCATCGGGTCTCTATGCCACTttcgaaatttacaatttacggtatccttcacctacagatgctacataccaaatttggtcaagattggcccagtgttttctgggaagaagttgttaacggacgacgcacAACGTACGACGGACGCAAACTCATAGCAATAGGTAACCTGAGTGAATCAGGTGACCTAATACAAGTGTATTTGTGATTGAACCATATTGATATCTACCATTAGCTTTGACTCAAAATAAAAGTCTAACTCTAaagtatgaaatatttctttcaaatcacTTCACCAATTGTTTCTACATCTATTATgatcaaattcaaatatatttgttcAATCAGCCTGGGGGGTTGACCAgctcatattttattttaaggaGTTTTGTTATTTCATAAAGGACTGCAATGCGTGGTCCATAGACATGTTTCTAACAG
Above is a genomic segment from Ostrea edulis chromosome 3, xbOstEdul1.1, whole genome shotgun sequence containing:
- the LOC125674853 gene encoding multiple epidermal growth factor-like domains protein 10 isoform X2 → MDMCFSLVIILLSCIAMCRTSRSCVGSRKCCAGFQWNEMEQTCMRCFDGYVGKKCEVPCPYPGYGQTCQQICHCSKDSCNHVYGCVYH